A region of the Arachis hypogaea cultivar Tifrunner chromosome 15, arahy.Tifrunner.gnm2.J5K5, whole genome shotgun sequence genome:
GGTCACTAAATCCAAGCACTAAAATGTCAAAAATTTTAGTCTTCTTAGAACCTTGGTAAATAGTAATTGGCCCAAACTTCAAATACAATTCATCTGTATTTTTAATTCGATTTTTTTCATGAAATTgttatggatatttgaaaaaTCTTCATTATGTAGCATGGTCTTGTCTCTTCTCTTTCCATAGTCACACATCGGCGAGATTAATAATCTACTTGACTCTTGATTATAGCAACAATATTTTGAGGTGTAATATGTGTGTTCATTACCTTGAGACTCTAGTATTTAAGTCCTAGCAGTAATAGAATTAAGGAAGAAACATGTGCTTCTCTTCTTGTGGCTTCATATATACAAACAAAAGAAAACCCACTAAAAAAAGGCTTCTTGTTCCTCAACCATGCATATGAGGCagtctttctcttttgttttacCCATATTTTGTCACTACTTTTATAAGCTTACCATGTTTTGTCCCAAACACTAGTAGTAGTGCCCTTCATTGTGATTTAAAGCCAAGCAATGTTCTTCTTGACAATTCCATGGTAGCTCATGTCAGTGATTTTGGCTTAGCAAGGTTGCTTTCAACCATTGGAGTGTCTCATATTGaaagtagtataattggactaaAGGGAACTATTGGTTATGCTCCTTCAGGTATCACACAATTTTGAAACCTTATAGTAACCTGAACCTTCATGTTTTATATATACAGCTTCAAGATAATAACTTTAACTTTGCATTTCAGAGTATGGAATGGGTTCTAAGGTGTCAATTGAAGGTGATATGTATAGTTTTGGATTTCTAATTTTAGAAATGTTAACCGGAAAAAGACCAACAGATGAAATGTTCAAAGATGGTTACGATCTTCGTAGTTATGTCGAAATGTCACTTCCACATGACATTTTGAACATTTTGGATCTAACTATATTACATGAGGAATCAAAACAAGCTGCAACAAGAATTGATGAGGACCTAATAGGCCTTATGCATGCTAATGCAGAGAATTGTTTGCTTTCACTCTCTAGGGTTGGACTTGCTTGTTCAGTGGATTCACCAAATAGAAGGATGAGTATGGTTCATGTCATACAGGAACTGAATCTGATAAAAACTACTATTGGTTCTGATAGCTTAATGGAGGCTGAGGAACCAACTCAAACTATTGCTTCTACTTGAGTGATTTTATCTTTCTATTGCTACTTTTGATTGTCTTTCTTTCTGCTCATCTTCTAAGTCCGGCCTCCAAGAAAGCTTTTTCATTTTAGATTTTTACCTTTTTTCAATAATTCTATGTGTAATTTTCATTCTGTAAGAGTAAACTAAACTTTTTCTCTCTGAAGTTATGTGATAATTATTACATTTTACCTTTTGCTTTGTTATGCTTATATTGAAACCATAACTATAGCATGTGAACTAATTTGAacaaatattaacaaatattGACATTTGAATAAACATACCCAGATTCCTCTTGAATTTCAGGTTGTTGAAATTTGAACTTGTCAAATGTTAACAAATATTGAAGCTCAAATCACTAACTAATTTGTGAATTCTGAAACTTGGGTATGATATATAAATATTCAATTGTCAAGTCATACACATGAAACTCAACAATATACAGAAACAACCTACGACTAGGATTGTGCAAAGTTAACTATAAAACCATCCAAAATTTACGAGAAGGCAAACCTACTAGTTTGCTTCTATTTTTACCAAGTTTATATAGTAAGATTTACAAAGGATGGCTATGGAAAGCCACTGCTATGGGGAATTTTGAGCAGAAATACTTGCACAAGCTTCCCTGCCAATGCACCAAACTCGGCTCCGACTAGGAGTAGCCGATACTGAGCTGGACTTGGCATCAATTGATGAGAATTCTATATCAGAAGTACTGCCACAACTCGATTCGCAGTACTGATGATCCAATTTGTTCATCCTATCAAGTAAGGAGTGCCTGATATGTGAACCAACCACCCATGCTTCGGAGAGGTTCGTCAATGCTGGGGAGCAGATTGAGGTCGCTGGTGAGTTAGGATTGCTTAGAGAATCTTCTTGCAGTATATCTCCAATTCTAGAGAGGATGCTGAAGGCTAAGTTTCCAAGAACTCTGGAATAAGCCTCCAAAATGGACTGCCCAATGTCCTACATAAGTAGACACAGACAAAGGTTATATAGTTCttgtttttttgcttttctttttcaagaaacttcacAGAAAATCCTgtctttttgttcttattttgtattttcatttttaCATCACAATAAGGGTAATAGGATAAGCTTCCGGCCCGCAATAAATTGGAtgcttttacttttcttttcaattgttttctctcttttttattttttatttttttttggcttGAAACTGTATATGGCATTGACTTGTTCAAAGTATTTTTGGAACAAACACATAGGCAGGGCTGTGAGTGAAGCAGATAAAACCAAAATACAAAAAGATTGCAGCTTGATTTCTACACTACTAATAGTACAAAACTCACCTTGCCATATTGAACTTTAGTAGCATCAAGAAATGTTTGAGGAAGGTTTGGATATCTGAGTTTAATCAGCTGCAAAAGTGTTTCTGCCCGTTCTAATAATAACTCCATTTTATCAACCTCTGACATAGAGTCTTTCCCAAAAGACCATGAAGTTCTAACTGGGGATTTGCCATTAAGTTGTTCTGCAATTCTCTGTTTCCATGAGAACATAGCAGCTTCCAATTTGTTAATGGTGTCAAGGGCGTAATGCTCAGATTTTAGATTCAGGGATTTAAGCATATCTTCTGGAGAGCTTGATTCAGCTGTCAAAACCTTGTAAAGTTCCTGTCCAAGGTTTGCCTTTCCAGACTGTGACAAAGAAGACATCAAGCAGATTTAGTTACAAGGCAACGTACTCTAACAGCATTGAAATTTCTTGAAAATGTATCACTAGATTTTCACCTTTGCAAGTGCATCCTTAATAATATCTGGCACAGGCATCTCATGCAGCACATTTTCATTGATAGATTTGGCAGCCTTGAACACTTGACGTAGCACCCTTCCCTGATGAAGCAGCCTCTTCCTTGCAGTGTCCGAAAGGCCGGTTCTTGGAACTTGGGGTGACGGAAGCCACCACCTTTTGCTTTGCTGTGAACTCGTGCTCCTCCCTTCGGCCCTGCTTCCTCCCTCTGCATACCAGAATTCAGTATCTACCATCGAATCTAGTGCCTCCTGTACATTGGAAAACACCAAAACACAAATAGAAGTCTTGGTAAGTCATTTGAAATTTTAAGTCCAAGGTCAATGGATGACAATAAAGAGATGACATACAATAAGCATGGAGTCCAACTTCTGAAGTGCTGGAAGGTTCATGTGGATGTCTGCGCGTGCTTTCGGGGTCATAATCTGAATAAAAGAGATCACTCACTAAATTCAATATAACGCATTATacgaaaagaaaaattacaatcTTTACCATCATGCTTAAATATATTATACCTCAAACATCCCTCCATTGGCACCACTTTGCTTCGCAGGTACTAGCTCAACCATGTAGTTGGTAGGAGACAGTAACCAGTCCATTTCTCTTCTCCATTTGCTCTTCCTTTCTTCAGATAGAGGTTCCAATTTCCAAAGCTCACCAAAAATTGTCActgcataggttcattaagtaaGCACTTAGATTGGCTTAAAAAGGAAACCAGAATAGAAATTATTAATGAATGAGCAACAGCCATGTACTTAAGTTAAGTTCTATGGTTTAAATTCAATATAtggtttataatatttttattttatttttgtatttttgacaaTTGACATAAGAAGCATTAACTAGCCAATCCTTCTGTCTGCGGCTGTGTTAAAACCCAGAATGAAGAGTTTTGCTGGCAAGTGGTTCTACCTAACTCAAGCAGAATTGTGATGTGATTATTAATTATTCATATGAACTCGGGGCAGACCTGCTAGGTTTGTGATGGCATTCGACAGCGCCAAAGCTGTGTTGAGTCCCTTGGTTCCCCCTGTGACATCTTCACCTAACAACAGCTTTGAAAATTTTTCCTTCATGGCTTCCACATCCGAATATTGGATAGCATAAGAAGGTTTCTCTTTGGCATAAAAGTGCTGAGGACTTTCCGCGAGTTCCCATACTTCTTGCTCATCCCTTTTCATTGTTAAGCATTTCGAAGAGAATGATCCAAAAGCATCTTTGCTGGACGAGCAAGTAGTGGAATCATCATCTTCAAATGAATCAGTTATGCATCCATCTCCTCTGCTTGTTCTGCTTTCATCTTCATATGACTGATTATTTAGAATGCAACTCTCAAGTCCATTATACGTCATTATCCCTGAAAAAGATTTCGTTCTAAATTCATTAAAAACTGTGATTCCAAGCAGTTGTTATACTTAGGATTGAAAATTAACAATGTAGTTAAAAGATTTAGAACATAAAAAAGGCCTTGCTGTCAATGTTGAAATAATACAGGAATATATTCTCTGCTGCTAGACAAGTATGCATGCAATGCAGGCATAAAGCCAAACGTTACATagcatttttttaaacaattaggACTCTGGTATTAGAATAACTACATTACATGAATATAATTAATTGGTACATTagaaatagaaatctgaattatttataatttcatTAGCTAGTAGCACGATACATCTAAGAAATAGCACTAATAAAGTATAGATCTCCCAATAGAAGACAAAAAGAGCCTTGACAAGTGGTTGGATAGAGTTAATTCTATCATGGAGAATGAATAATTCAGATTCCCTCACTTCTCTGACACACGATTATTGTTACCTCCAAGTTCATGTAAATTTTATAAGGCAACCTATATCAAGATTGACTAGATTACATGTTATGCTGGCTAGCCAAAATCCATATATTTTTCCAACCACTATATTGTCGCAAGCAATAATGCAACGGTATTTACACAtcaaagttataaaaaataaatataaatttacccATCAAAGTATTCGCACATGAGACAAACAGATAAGGGCATAGCCATCACTTCCCCATCTGTCAAATCTGTTCAGAACCTTGCATGTTTTACATCATAAGCACCAAGCACGTAGTCACATGCAACTATTTATCAACGACTCTTTACGtcttcaacaaaaataataatcattTTGGACATAGAACACTAGAGTTGAGAATACAAAGAGACAATGGAGAGGGATATAAGATAGGTAGTTTGTTTTTGGAAGATTTATTAGAAAGTTAggaaattttttgaaacaaaagtgATACATAAACAACGGATTTTGACTACTATACTAATTAAGAACTTGATATAAGTTCCATAAAATACATATCTCTATTATTTTTTAGTGTACTTGTTAGTGTAGATGTATAGTTATCTAAATAGATTGTTTCCATggcatttatgttttttttttaatcattatgAAAAATTAGAGACACTTCACGATTTATAACATAGGGTAAATTAAAATTAAGTACACTTAAGATAATACCCAATATTTGGTTTCATTTGTCTCTAGTTAGGAGCAGATGAAAGTTGTTCAGCAACATGCATAACCCGGGATTTATGCATGTAGGACAAAGATTCCAAATGGAAGTGAGAAGTTTCGGGTGACAATAATGACAGGATAGAAACAACAAAAGCTCATGCAGTTGAAGCCAAACagatgaaaagaaagaaagaaagaatcccCTAAAATCCATAGTAGAAAGACCAAaggaaagaacaagagagaagaaTAGTAGGGCAATGAGTGGTGCGTCCCCACTCCGAACCTCATTTACTTACTTCAGTTTGTCAGAATCAAAggcagagaaagaaagaaagaaagaaaagtagaTAGTAGTTGCGTCTAATTAACAACACTATCCTGGGCCCCATGCCACACCTACATGTCGGTCATTAGACTTTTCACAATCAATATTTTCATTACTTTAGGGAcacaaacaataaaaaaataaatacagtaCCCAACTTAATTAGAAACACAAAAATGCTACCTTTCATTTGGATCAAGATCCTCTAAAATGAAAAAATTGGTAAAATAgtaaattaaaaagttaaatatttttaaattaagataatgaGAACACATTTTATGAAAGTTACAAACGATTAACCCATCACTTTATCTCCTTTGATGATCCAAATTCGTGTAAACAAACGCTTCTGCACTACTATAGCAGTTTCGTTTTCTTTGTTCTATTTTCACCATGGCAGCATGACTCTTGTGATTGTTCTTATCTCAAACAATAAGAGGAGCCATGTCACAATCTGAAATAATGGATCGAAGCAAACGGTTTGAAATTGTGGGGTGCCACCATTTGCCTCAGGGAAATTTTGATAGAGAAACCTCGCCGTTGTGGGAATATCAAATATAAATTGGTCCCCTTCCCTTTCTTCAAACCAAATAAAAATGTATGAGAAAGAATAAAAGGCTCCCAACGTAAAGATCCTAATTTCTACACTTGGCTGAAATTTCAGGATCAAGAAAAATTATATTGAATGGAGTAGGTGAAGATCTACAGTTAAACTCGTTAGCTTTAAATAATTGAAAGAACTGTATGGTAATAACTGGTCAAGCTATACAATTAGAAAATGAGGAAGTGTCCTCAAAGTCAAATTTACCTACTCTGAGTGGAAGAGTACAACTAATTAACTATTTAGGATCACGGTTGAAGACTAGATTCATTCGCTTAATTAATTTCGATAATATATATTATGATCTCAATTTATTAAAAAGGTGGTGTTACAACTTACAGCAGATAGAGAAGGAGTGAAATTTATTATATACGAGGCTGTGACAAGtttgattaattaataacttAACAAGCCCTGCAATCAAGTGAACACTAAACCTATACTAGCTAGGAATATAGTAATATAGTATCATGAATAAATAACTTACTGGCCGCATGAAATTGTAGATATtgatttcaaattcaaatattgcTTTCTTACTATTGTTGAtgagagataataaaaataaatggatAAACATACATTGCCTGCTTGAACCTTGAAAAACATTTAAATCTGATCAATGGGTTGGTTGCTTTTATTTTAGGGAAGATTCAGAGAAATATATACCACGGCAGAGACGTAATAATTTCTTACTTCCATTTTAGAAAACTAGCTTAGTCATGAAATTATTTTAAGTCTCTTATAATGTAACATGGGAGAGGCATTGTGAGACAGAGGTATCGGCAGGTAGTGGACCCCACAACTCTCTTTACATGTCTTTAATGTTAAAGACTACAATAAGAAACTCATGTACTAATTAATCGAAGTGTTATAATGTGTTATATTATAaatacctaaaaaaacaaaaaaacaaaacaaaaatgaataaataaacaagtgagttattacttattagagtATGCAAGAGAGTATGAACTTACTTTGTTGGTCATCAAAATCAATGCTAATTTTCCATTGTCTAGAGCAGCAAGCAAGTTTGTTTCTCATGGTGAAGATCCCTCTTTCCTTGTTGCCCATCTTATCCCACGGTCTTTGTATAATAAGCAAGACAAGGTCACTGACTCAGTCTAGCTTCAATAACTCTTCCTCTGACCCCTTCACCCAACACTGTACCAAATACCATTACTCACCCTCAATTCTCAAACAAATTTTTCATCAAATTAGATATAATATTGTTCATAATATGGAAGTTAATTGAGTATTAATCAGTCAGGGTACAAGCACAATGGCATTGGCATCATGGGCCACCATGTCATAGTATTCCCTCAGCATTAAATTTCACAGACAAAGTCACGCTTGAAATAATTCCCACAGCACCCGGGtttcaaaataaatcaaataaaatcaaattccactacATGATCACAAATTTTACTCATGAATCCAATAATGCATACTCAATCACGTTATATTAGCCAAGTTATGATGTATAATTATGATACATTATGGGATGATTATTAGATTAAactgaaatttaattatttagttgtagttactaattagtaattactaattaattaCACTTTGGTTGTAAAGACTAAAGAAAGGAaacatagaaagaaaaaaaataaaaataaaagtgttgTTGGAGCAAAAGGTTACTAACATTAGTAACCTTTTTGAAGCAGAGTTGGTCAAAAGTTCAAAACCACAAATCAAACCGTCATAAAGCAAATCAATGGAGTCTAAACCATGGGTCACACAAATTCCACCCTTTTTCGGGTCCCTTAACAAAGATACCAGAAGAAAAAGTGGCATTTTTTCCCTTCTCTTTTCAGCTGAAACAAACAATCCCTTGCGACGCA
Encoded here:
- the LOC112747574 gene encoding putative receptor-like protein kinase At3g47110; translated protein: MVAHVSDFGLARLLSTIGVSHIESSIIGLKGTIGYAPSEYGMGSKVSIEGDMYSFGFLILEMLTGKRPTDEMFKDGYDLRSYVEMSLPHDILNILDLTILHEESKQAATRIDEDLIGLMHANAENCLLSLSRVGLACSVDSPNRRMSMVHVIQELNLIKTTIGSDSLMEAEEPTQTIAST
- the LOC112747572 gene encoding rop guanine nucleotide exchange factor 14-like isoform X1 encodes the protein MGNKERGIFTMRNKLACCSRQWKISIDFDDQQRIMTYNGLESCILNNQSYEDESRTSRGDGCITDSFEDDDSTTCSSSKDAFGSFSSKCLTMKRDEQEVWELAESPQHFYAKEKPSYAIQYSDVEAMKEKFSKLLLGEDVTGGTKGLNTALALSNAITNLAVTIFGELWKLEPLSEERKSKWRREMDWLLSPTNYMVELVPAKQSGANGGMFEIMTPKARADIHMNLPALQKLDSMLIEALDSMVDTEFWYAEGGSRAEGRSTSSQQSKRWWLPSPQVPRTGLSDTARKRLLHQGRVLRQVFKAAKSINENVLHEMPVPDIIKDALAKSGKANLGQELYKVLTAESSSPEDMLKSLNLKSEHYALDTINKLEAAMFSWKQRIAEQLNGKSPVRTSWSFGKDSMSEVDKMELLLERAETLLQLIKLRYPNLPQTFLDATKVQYGKDIGQSILEAYSRVLGNLAFSILSRIGDILQEDSLSNPNSPATSICSPALTNLSEAWVVGSHIRHSLLDRMNKLDHQYCESSCGSTSDIEFSSIDAKSSSVSATPSRSRVWCIGREACASISAQNSP
- the LOC112747572 gene encoding rop guanine nucleotide exchange factor 14-like isoform X2; translated protein: MGIMTYNGLESCILNNQSYEDESRTSRGDGCITDSFEDDDSTTCSSSKDAFGSFSSKCLTMKRDEQEVWELAESPQHFYAKEKPSYAIQYSDVEAMKEKFSKLLLGEDVTGGTKGLNTALALSNAITNLAVTIFGELWKLEPLSEERKSKWRREMDWLLSPTNYMVELVPAKQSGANGGMFEIMTPKARADIHMNLPALQKLDSMLIEALDSMVDTEFWYAEGGSRAEGRSTSSQQSKRWWLPSPQVPRTGLSDTARKRLLHQGRVLRQVFKAAKSINENVLHEMPVPDIIKDALAKSGKANLGQELYKVLTAESSSPEDMLKSLNLKSEHYALDTINKLEAAMFSWKQRIAEQLNGKSPVRTSWSFGKDSMSEVDKMELLLERAETLLQLIKLRYPNLPQTFLDATKVQYGKDIGQSILEAYSRVLGNLAFSILSRIGDILQEDSLSNPNSPATSICSPALTNLSEAWVVGSHIRHSLLDRMNKLDHQYCESSCGSTSDIEFSSIDAKSSSVSATPSRSRVWCIGREACASISAQNSP